taataaaatattaattttatatttttaatcttgAGACTGAGTGGTACTTATTCAACATTAAATAGGGATAGGTTCTATCATTGAATCTGGGCAGACCGAGCTGGAGAGTGAGGGGCCAAAcctcttttaatatatatatattataaaaataaaaatatgagtaATATTTTtcgtatttatttaaatttttatttcaataactaatttattaatttaattctaaaaaatttactccaaacataaaaataatataatagtttaatcaaaataaatatttaaaattaattttaccatattgagattaaaaaaaaatctaattttatggTACAAAAATTTGTATGTGTTTAATttatctctataatttttttttaaattatgcatttttcatttaatattttatattataattaaatgtgTGTGAGGCAAGCCCAGTGGCGGAACCAGGAGCttccctttggtagggcaccggttgcgccgctgcggcacctcATTCCCCTTAAAACATTTTCCGGTCGCGGTACGACATGGACCTCTTGCCGTACCTTCCCTCCGCCCTTAGGTGACCCTATTaacattctaattttttttttattatataaaattaataaagtttttttttcaaGTTCAATTATTTGTTATGAAGCAATTAAACAGGAGACATTCACATAAATATGTGAATCCTATGCAGCTACAATTCCAAATCTTCTGATCActgattttgtttttttttttttttttttaataatgaatttaaatttaatttaaatttaaatttttaatcatTCCCACGCGGTGCACGCCAATAAAATAACGAAAAATAAGTTGGAGAGGCCACACACACGGACCTATTTGAAAGAAGTTTAATCCGGTAACGTGATAAGAGGTAGGGAGTAGATCCAATCattttgcagcactatccgcatgTGCGCCGGAAAAATTAAATAGCCGCTTGACATGGAGAGACTCTAACGTATCCATACGTACATATCTAAATAACAGAAACAGATAGCACTGTAGCAAAAAGGGCAATTAGACATCATTAGCGcactaaagaaaaataaataaaaaaaaaacgtcTTTTTCTCCAATCAAACTCACACAAACACCACATAAaccctattttttaaattttaaaatattattttataacttaaaatatttaattgcataaactttgaattttctAACCTTTTGTATTGCAAAAGAAGCATTAGTTAACTCATTCAATTACTTGGTTcatgtttttaattatttttttataataattttaaattattatcaaactattaatttaataatattaatataataattttataatcactGCTAGAATAATATTATCTAGATGAAATAAGACAAATATAgccatttattaaaaataaattcaaattaaacctATTcgacataaaattaaaattggatGCTAGCCCTTAAATCTATATCATTGCTCATATcccaaaataaatataaatgatccaaaactttccttttaatttaacaaaaaaaaaaaaaaatcttgggTTTTCTTAGATATAGAATATATCAAGAGATGATTGATATGAATATTTCAACCACTCCATAATAATGGGATAAAAGTTGGCAAAATTTTCAGACATTAGAACAAAAAGTTGACGTACGTATTATCGTCCAACACACGATGGTGATAAGAAAAAGAAGCTAATGGACAATTCTTCACCAATGCATTTAACACGTCTCTTCAATTCACTTGTCTTTTTTAATTATCCCTATTctgtaattttatatttttttaatataccttctaaatataaaatttgtatTTTGTGTAATGAAGAGAAATAAGACTAAAATAAAGGCTTTGTTGTAatgtgaaagaaaaaatagatttcTTAAATGGAATATCTTTTGAAGCCCATGATCACAACATGTAAGGATAAGTTGGGCTTCCCACATTCCATCAAGGAGCTACACGCAGGCCAGGGGCCTATTGAAAAAACAAACTTAAAAGCTTGTTTAATTAGAGAGTATATATGTTTtctagaatatttttttttattttttaaaaaatttagaaaactgctcatttcaattttttttactctaattaaaaaataaaaaataaattttctattttctaaattttataaagaaaatgaaagatcttttaaaatgaaaagtATGAAACTTTGTATATGGGTAgattttacataaataaaatataatttttaataattatatttatatatttaaatatatataaattttacttgCATGACTTTTTTTGCTTATTTTAAATTACTATAAAAGTTAAGATgagagtattataaaaaaaaatttaaaaacatgataatttaagcataaaaataatttttattattacatgAAAATTTTACATGTTCTTtcaattttctgtgaaaaataaaataaaagaaaatgaaaataaaaacaaaactaaagttagaaaatataaaattattttttataactaaaCGGACTCTAAATTACCATTtacttttagaaaataaattatatttagaaaatattttgagtaaaaagtattaaaataaatttcaataaaataacttatttaaaaataaaatatattaataaaattgtttatggatattttactaaattttttaaagggcagaaaataattttttcttttaagtaaaAGTCAgccatttttcttaaaaaataacttaatatttgataaaaaaaaattattaattaaattgtttaaatatttaaaatataaaaaaaaagtcgaaaatgtttttgtaaaaaatattttggtcGAAACAAACAAAGGGGATGATAAAGAAGTAGGATTTTGAAGGGATTCAGAAGGTTGGAGAAAGAAACAAGATCAATCCAtcatcttttttaaaattttttttttctaaccaaATTAGGTTATAAAGTATGAATCATGGCATGGCCCAGGAAAGCACCAGAGTTTTCTTGTTCATTTGTAAAAGGAACGAAGAAGCTAGAATCCTCTTCTCCATCCTTGTATATAGCTTGATCATGCCACTCGTTTCTCATCCTCAACTACATCAAATCAGAACAAAGCCCTCTTCTGCGTACTTACAGCAACATTTCTCTTCAGTTTTCTGCATTGTTTTCCAGAAATGGCTTCATCTCTCGTCCCCAGcttcttcggcagccgaaggaccaATGTGTTTGATCCATTTTCTCTGGACATTTGGGATCCTTTCGATGGCCTCTTCACCTCTACTCTTGCCAATGCGCCATCCTCAGCAAGAGAAACCTCAGCTTTCGTTACTGCAAGAATCGATTGGAAAGAGACCCCAGAAGCGCACATTTTCAAAGCAGATCTTCCAGGGCTGAAGAAAGAGGAAGTGAAAGTAGAGGTGGAAGAAGGCAGAATCCTCCAAATCAGCGGAGAGAGGAGCAAAGAGCAGGAGGAGAAGAACGACAAGTGGCACCGCATTGAAAGAAGCTGCGGAAAGTTCCTGAGGAGGTTCCGGTTGCCGGAGAATGCGAAGATGGATGAAGTTAAAGCTAGCATGGAGAATGGAGTGCTCACTGTGACTGTTCccaaggaggaggagaagaagccTCAGGTCAAGTCCATTGACATTTCCGGCTAAAGCAATGCTGGTCAAGAAATGCCACCTTGGTTCAATGGCCTAAATAAACTCTGCTGTGTTTGCGTTGTGTGTTTGTGAAAGCTTGGCATCTGTGGAATTcttgtattaaaaataaaaataattgaaatggcATTTTCTTAAGATTGTGTTGCATGTTGGCTTCTCTTGCTTTCATTGCTTTTGTGTTTCTAGTCTGGTGATGGTTCTTTGTGTTTGAAGTATGAGGCTGTGCGTATCGGTCCTTCGAGATGGGGTCGATGCATGAAGACTGTTGCTATACCTACTCTTGTGTTTATGTTTTCTTTAGATTTTTTTGCTGGCTCCGGTGCCTTGCTCTGGTATTCGGCAACTGCGACAATGTGTCGGTGAGAAGCTCTGCGATTGTCGATGGTCCGATTTGAATTTGGTTTGTTTTTAGATttgattttagtttatttacttgtggtttgattttttttgtgTTTTGGGCTTTTCCTTTTTGTAGCCTCTTTGTGTAGCCCTATGTATTTTCAACAAATGCAATATACTCAATATTAgtaaataagaagaaaaattatttttaattcctAAAATATATCACAATTAACGAATATATCCCTCAATTTTTGTAACTTAATACTTtagttcataaaatttaattctataaaaatttaagttttctcccttaaaaatttatgttaaaatcaataatttacgtccgataaaaaaaattaaatataacaccaaaaatatctttattaataataaaatagaaaaattactatttaatttctttagtaTAAAACAACTCAATAGTTAATactttgattttgaaaaatactttaaaatatgTTATTAGTCACTCCGTTAATTCTGTAGTTAaacattttactatttagttcttataattttaaaaaatttattagttggtctttcaaattattaaaaagtttactaattagtcatttcatgtattttaaatttgtttataatacttaacgattaaaattaatgaaaggattaattagtagatattttaaaatatcaaagacGTTTTAATGCATTTTCCAAACTAAGAAatcaattaatgagttttttcatattataaaatttaaataataatttttcctaataaaaattctttttacgattctcatttttcttttatctacTTTATACCGTCTTTATTATTTATGTCTAAACCATACTCAAAACTAATAtgttaaaaattcattttgCAATAATTGAGAGGGAAAGGGAGGATCAGCCAATGACACAAGTGATTGACGATGCAAGCAGCAAGTGATGCAAGTGGTTGGAGAGACAAATAGTGAGCAGATGCAAGCAGATGGACATGAGAGCAATGTGCGATGTGAGTGGCTAGAGACATAAACAGTGATCGACTCGAGCAACGGAAGGTGCATCAAGTGGCAAATAATGAGAACAATTAGCGACTCGAGCAACGGGTAACTAAAGTAGCAAACAACAAGCAGTGATTTACAGCGTCatcacaaaaataatttatattgaattttaattttttatatttttaataatttaaattttatatatttttatttttatcgaatttaaatattgtatttattaaaatttttgtttattagtggagattgaatttcaaatttttttttttgaattttcagaattaaagtgttgaatttaaaaaattagagagataaatttataattatgttatatttcaggaataaaaaatattttttctttgattttaatttttattatatctattgagtttaaaatttaaatttattaaaaattttatttatttataaaaattaaatttaaaattttcaatttataattgtgattttattgattttattttttgagagatgtatttataaatttgtaaaaattaaattttaaaaataaagtattaaattctaaaaaggtaattcaattatttttttatctttatgctatttttttatgaaaaaatatttaattttaacgaaattaaattttagtaaataACCATCCaagttttgaaaataaaaaactgaattCATTAATTAGGTTATATTTGATAGaagaaaaagtaattttttcaaaagaatgaaaattttcaaactaCCGTCCGCCTCTAATAAGGGCTTTGTTATATAAAGAAGTATACCTGGGACGGCCTAGCTAAATAGAACTTCTCTTATCTAACTTAATTTGAGTTggcttaataattaaaaataaaaaatatataattcattcTAGACGCTTAAGTTGGAGCCGTTACTCCAAATTGGAGGAGCATATTGTCAGGTAGGCCAGAGGTCGATTAGGAGACGAAGAAAAGTTCATTTTTGAAAGGCGCCGAAGGTTGGAGAAGAAACCAGGGGGTTCCATCATTATCTCTTTTCATCATATAAATttaccatttaatttttaaattttatcactaataatgatttaaaatatccttatcttAAAAATTGAGTTTATACACTTAAATTATTACTTCTATTTTACTATTAGTATATGATAAATTATCATTAACTCTATTTATATTATAGTTACTTAcatatttatttcttaattttataattatttataattttatcgatTAGCTTTAACTCTTTAATAGAGAAAGATATAAACTATTTATTtggaataaaatctttaagaatctcaatttttttatttttaattaaaaatttatttcataatttaataattaaatacaaatagcTTAATTCTTAATTTGTTGCTTATAgttaactaaatttaaattaaaacttgttaaacctGACCAAATTTCCTATATagcattaatatttttttaactaattagCTGACAAGACAGGCATATGAATCAAAGGCCTGGGCCAAGAAGGGACCAGACTTTTCTCGTTCATTCTGTAATGGGAACGAAGAAGCTAGAATCCTCTTCAccatctttatatatatatatatatatacaccttGCTCCTACCACTGGAACTACATCAAAGGAGAACAAAACCCTCTTCAGCATCCTTGCAGCGAAATTTCCattcaatttttctttccaaatatGGCGTCGTCCCTCATTCCCAGCTTCTTTGGCAGCCGCAGAAGCAATGTGTTTGATCCATTTTCCTTGGACATTTGGGATCCTTTTGATGGTTTCTTCACCTCTAATCTTGCCAATGCGCCACCCTCAGCAAGGGAAGCCTCAGCTTTCATAAATGCAAGAATCGACTGGAAAGAGACCCCAGAAGCCCATATTTTCAAAGCAGATCTTCCAGGgctaaagaaagaagaagtgaAAGTTGAGGTGGAAGAAGGCAGAATCCTCCAAATCAGTGGAGAGAGGAGCAAAGAGCAGGAGGAGAAAAATGATAAGTGGCACCGCATAGAAAGAAGCTGCGGAAAGTTCCTGAGGAGGTTCAGGTTGCCTGAGAATGCTAAGATAGATCAAGTTAAAGCTAGCATGGAGAATGGAGTGCTCACTGTGACTGTTCccaaggaggaggagaagaagccTCAAGTCAAGTCCATTGACATTTCCGGCTGAGCAATACTGCTCTAGAAATGCCACCTTGGTTCAAAGGACTAAATAAACTCCGGTGTGTGTGTTTGTGATCAACCTAATATGTGCGTGTGTGAGAGCTTGAAATATGTGGAATCCTtctataaaaaatgaaaataattgacTAGCACCTTCTTAAGATTTCcacaatttaataatattgtcCAACAGATCCCCTAAAAATGTGAACTAGCTTGAAATTATTGATCATTTCAGCTAGTAGATTCCATCAGTCGTCACCATATTCATATATAGATGTCTGTGTATCAAGAACTTGCAAATTGGTTTAAATGATTTGTTTCAGTTATCACTCTCAGACTTCATTTCTAGCTCCTTTATATGCGCAACTTCACTGCCTGCTATGATTCAAATTGTTCAATCAAAAGCAGCTTCTGCATCTAAATAACCCAAAAACAAGCGTTCCATTTTATACAGGATTAACCAAGCAGCCAATATAGAACACATTCTTAAACAACTTACAAAAATTGACATAGTATTGAACAAAACAAACCTGCTAATCTTTTCAAGGCAAGATAAACCCGCTTAACTTGGCAGCTTTCACATCTATATAAACTCACTTCGCAAAGCGATTTCGACAAATTTAAGCACCAATACCAGCAGTTCCCTTCAATGCCTTCTTCAACTCCTCATTCACATCACCCTCCATTGATTTCTTCTCATTGCTTCTCCTTTCAATTCTACTGCCATTCACATTTTTCATTCCGTTCCTCTCGATTTCTCTGTATTTGCCAGAATTGAAGTCCGGCAAACCTAACTTGCCTGAAGCAATTTCCTGCCTGAGATCTTCCACAGCTTTCTTCAATAACCCATTCTCAGCTTGCAACACTTCCAGCTGCCGCTTCACCGCCAAACAAGCCTCCGCCATATCAGAATTTGTCAATTCCGAGCTCAACTTCGTCGGGGCAGAAGCCATCCCTTTCGATTTCGATTTCGATTCATCACCATCAATATGCTCAATCCCTATCTTATTCATCACCAAAAAGGGAATCTTTCTCAGATTGATCCCAGCCATTGAATCCCCACCAGTACCATTCTTGAATTCCGCAGGAACCCGAACTCCCCATCTGAAATTGATCGCCGCGCGGCTCCTCACAGGAAGCTTCGTACTTGCTGTCACTTCCACGCCAGAGAAAGCGCTTGCAATCGCTCTAGCAGTAGGCGGCGGCAAAACCGCGACTTTCTTCCCCGAAATTCCGTTCATCACCCCTATACCGCCTCCATTTATCATGGGagactcaaccacctcaatcgATCCATCATCATTGCACGGCAAATGGCCAAACATATTCCCGCTCTTCTCAAAGACCGAAGACGACTGTGATTTCTTAATCGAAAAGTCCCCAAACCTGGGCTTGAAATGGAGCATAAAACTAGGATTACCTCTCCCAAGCAAATTGAACTCTGCACTCATGAGCATGGAGCTGGACATGGGCGAACCAAAAGGTCCCGTTCCAGTCTTGACGATAAGAGAAAAAGGGTTCCAGGCATCATTGGGACGGTAGGCAATCTTGATGGAGGGCCCAGATTCGAAGAAGGTAGCGAGATTTAGAGTGAGCTCCTTGGACTCACCGGCGACAATCCCTGATTGAAAAGGCAAGCCTAAGATGCTCAGAGGAACTTTGGCTCGAACCAGCGGCTTCTGGTCTTCACGGAACTTCAAAGAAGCTTTCATGGTAGCTTCTTTTTTCCCTGAAACGAAAACCCAAAACCTAAATAGAAATTAGAAATTCGAAATTCGAAATTCGAATTCCAAATTGAAGTGGAGAGTGAAGTGAGAATTGACTGAATATATAGTGgttaagtaaattaaataattaattgggCATGGTGGGGGTTTCAGATTTTGAATTGGGTGGAAAAATTAGATCAAAGCGAAGATTCCGGCGTATTTTGGCTGGATATGGGGGCTGAAGGCGCGGAGCTGACACAGCTGCTGGGCTGTTGTTTGGTGAATCCGTCAATATTTTGCCCCTGCGATACCCACAAAACCGGCATGGATTTAGGTGGTTAGACGTGGTAATATTAGGAATGAACGAGGGTAAAATTGTCAGAGAGGTGGCAAATGCAGGAccctttaaaaattatttcaagaTAAAATTAGCGCCAATGAGggctgaaaaaaaattataataataataattttgaaaaaattattaataacaataatGAATGATGATTTTTTCTTGACTAAATGTATCCTTTCACATCACAATTTTGAATATTtccaaatatatttaataaattaaagttaaaatattttaataaaaacttttattattattttttatttaaaaaaattattatttaatattttaattttaaaaaatatattgaaatataaaatttttttataatatttaatagttaattttatataatatttaatagttaaaattaatcaacaaaataattaatatatttttaaaattttttaaaattttttaatatattttttaaaattaaaattctaatgaataaatttttttacacataatttaaatagtaattttctcttaaatatattattcttaGTATAGTAATTCTAAATActaataaattctaaaaaaattatatattaatatccatttttaaattaattaatctgaactcttatttatatattatcattatttttatttttcattaaaaaaacattattttcattttttttccgaAGGCAAATTATTAATCAAACCATTGCTATGCACAAGGGAGAGATATCCCATAATAAATAAAACCAACTTAGCACCTCAATCCAAACCCATTGGCCCATATCTTAGCAAACTCTAGACACTAGGCGAATGAATAAGCCTGGCTTTCATCTGGTAagacatgatttttttttttcttttatctgcaatttgaatttcattaAAAGGCTACTATGAGCCTGAAGTAAATACAGTATATCATAGTAATGCACTCGGTTCATATGGTAAAATTTGATCGAGACCAAGAAAAAGAGAACCTTCTCAAAGCTAGAGAGAATGGTATCCTCATTTTCTTTTCACTTAAGTAGGCATGTGGACTACCAAATTCATGTTTAAATATTATAGAAAacactataaaattaaaattaaaagaaaaaaaaaaaagaaagaaagcaaacgAATTTGAAAATTTCTGATTAATAATGTAAAGACATTTCATATAAGAACATTAgagaaatttgaaaattaatgtAAAGAcatataaactaaaaattaatttcataatattatGGTTTTCATAATTTAGTCACAGTTCTCCATGCCAGCTTTAATTTGATCCACCTTTGCATTTTCCGGCAACCTGAACCTCCTTAAAAATTTCCCACTGCTTCTTCTCTCAATGCGGTGCCACTTATCATTCTTCCTTCTTCTACCTCCTCTTTCTTTAGCCCCTGAGTGTCTGTCTGCTTTGAATATGTGGGCTTCTGGGGTCTCTTTCCAGTCGATTCTTGCGTTACTGAAATCTGAGTTATTTTCCTTTGCCGACGATTGCACATTGGCTACTGTAGAGGTGAAGAAGCCGTCAAAAGGATCCCAGATGTCGAGAGAAAATGGATCAAACACGTTGGTCCTGCGGCTGCCAAAGAAGCTGGGGACGAGGGATGATGCCATTTTTGGAAGAAACCCAGAAAAGAGAAATGAAATCTCCAGTGGGATGAGCTAATGAAAAACAATATGCAAAGGAAATCTTTATCAGACAGAAAATGAAAATTCAGGTAGTTTCTTGATCCATCCCTACTGAGTGTATGAAAATGGTTATGTTCTTCTCCAACCTTCTGCTATACTTCAGCTCAGTCCACACCACAGAATCACAAATGAAAATGGGCTTTACTACTAATAGACTTTTGAGCAGAATTAGGTGGAAAGCCACTGTTCAAAATCTGAACTTTTTTAACCTCTTAGGATCCAACCAAAAAATGAAAACCCATTTCATCAAAGCAGTACAACAACCCTCTTGTTGGGCCAAATGTCCAATTTGCAAAGAAACCCATTTAAGGGAACAGCCTTAAATCATTTGGCAAAGACTAATCCACCACTCTTAGGACTTGCAAATAAAGATTAAAGCCAAAAGAAAATCACTATTTCAACTTTAAATCCAAAATCATTTTCATCAGACAGTATGAAGTTAAACCATGATTTTGCCAAAACAGAAATTATGAGATGCATCATTAAGCATGGGTAAACACATTACTCTAAAATAGTATGATCTACTCATTATGTTGCCTCTGCAGCTTGCAGTCCCTTAGTATATCCCCATTATTTATCCTTTGAACAGATCCTCATGAAAATTCAGATAAGCATCTCTCTTTTGATAAAACTGTAGGATGCAATTATTCATAGTGGTTAATTAtagtatatttaatttatatactataaagaaaaaaatatttaatttatattataattcagTGTTCAGCACAAACAGAATGATAGATAAAATCCTTGCACAAAATGATGAGAAGATCTGCAATACATGATgttaaagaaaaaacaaaagccTGTTTCCATGGATTTTATAAATCAACAAAGCCTGAAAGAGACAAGCTTTTATGTAAGGTTCACTTGATGCTTAGCTTTAAGGGGCTCATGATGGTCTGAAGCTCAAATAGCAATGGAATCCAACACCCTCTGAATCAAGACATACACTAAAGTAATGTAAGAAGACCATGTTTGAGTGTACCAAACTTTCATGCAATCAATCAAGAAACTTAGCTTTTTCTGTGTAAAAATGGAAGCTTTGTTTTGCCAAGGGGAGAGTGTATGGAGACCAAATTCTGAATTGGACCCACCCATCATGACTTTAATTATTGGGTTTGTGATTCATTTTCTTGTTTTaacatttttgtttttttctttacttgtttttgttttttgtatTTGATTATTCATTGGTTTTTTCATCAAAAAGATAGGAAGATAATGCAATCCTCTTCAATCAATTTACCATTCAAATGCAAGACCCCAGTTCATCACAGCTCTTTtgtttttcataattaaaaatgtTATTTGTAAATCTTGCTTTCCAATAAGCATATGCAACTCTACAACCAAAAATATTGCAAGTGGCCTTAAacgaaatatttaatttttatatatatatattttttaatatagtttGATCAAATTAACAGATATTCACAAAAagcataataatttaaaattttctctgAGATGGTCATGCACCCATCTGCCCCACAAGAATATGATGATTGAAGATGACTGACATGTAGGGCATGGCTCTAATTCAAATGAAAGTTACATGAGAGGATGAGGAATCACTCAATATTTTCATTACTTTACCTCATCAAGCAATTCCACTAGCTTTTTATAAATACTTGGCTAATTtataacataattttttatacttaataaaatttataatttaatttatactatattttaatgaaaacaatttaatttttttaattttattatattaacaaaataatttttctattaaaatttattattaaatataattctaaTACTTAAATGTGTAAATTACTTATATATagcatcaaattaatttaacatcGTGATGAAAAGTATATgataagtatttaatttttaattgattaattattgaatagtaatttaataaatattattattataaaataaaattaaaaaataattatttactattaaaaaatcatgaactaaattataaattttattaaatcacaCACTATATTATAAATGGTCCTAAATGCTTCCATGTGAATTTTGACATtagatattttcttaattattaattccatacttatttataaataatgggTAATTAtgaaaagtaataatttttaattttaatcataaataaaattatattatcaaaattatttattaatgtgGCTATAAACTAATACGTGTAGTGAATACTATAATATCCTCAATGttatgaaatacatgaaaattttACTCATAAGCTGCCTTTGTGGTGACATAATCATTACTAAACTACCAAGGATAAGCAAGTAATAATCACATTCCAAAAACCCACACATCATAATAACAAtaatcttttttgtttttatatttagaataaattaagATGCATCccattaattagtaattagtcAAACAAATTACTTTCCCATCCTTAATTATAGTTTCATTTAAAGAAAATGATTAAGCAAAGCTACACTTTTTGACAAAGATAAAGCTATATAGAAGGAGGCCAAGTGGGTAAGAAGCTAATCACTATAAGTGGCATCACAGGACCACCCACCTTCACAG
This sequence is a window from Manihot esculenta cultivar AM560-2 chromosome 4, M.esculenta_v8, whole genome shotgun sequence. Protein-coding genes within it:
- the LOC110613257 gene encoding 17.4 kDa class I heat shock protein, whose amino-acid sequence is MASSLVPSFFGSRRTNVFDPFSLDIWDPFDGLFTSTLANAPSSARETSAFVTARIDWKETPEAHIFKADLPGLKKEEVKVEVEEGRILQISGERSKEQEEKNDKWHRIERSCGKFLRRFRLPENAKMDEVKASMENGVLTVTVPKEEEKKPQVKSIDISG
- the LOC110613482 gene encoding 17.4 kDa class I heat shock protein, which encodes MASSLIPSFFGSRRSNVFDPFSLDIWDPFDGFFTSNLANAPPSAREASAFINARIDWKETPEAHIFKADLPGLKKEEVKVEVEEGRILQISGERSKEQEEKNDKWHRIERSCGKFLRRFRLPENAKIDQVKASMENGVLTVTVPKEEEKKPQVKSIDISG
- the LOC110613481 gene encoding uncharacterized protein LOC110613481, whose protein sequence is MKASLKFREDQKPLVRAKVPLSILGLPFQSGIVAGESKELTLNLATFFESGPSIKIAYRPNDAWNPFSLIVKTGTGPFGSPMSSSMLMSAEFNLLGRGNPSFMLHFKPRFGDFSIKKSQSSSVFEKSGNMFGHLPCNDDGSIEVVESPMINGGGIGVMNGISGKKVAVLPPPTARAIASAFSGVEVTASTKLPVRSRAAINFRWGVRVPAEFKNGTGGDSMAGINLRKIPFLVMNKIGIEHIDGDESKSKSKGMASAPTKLSSELTNSDMAEACLAVKRQLEVLQAENGLLKKAVEDLRQEIASGKLGLPDFNSGKYREIERNGMKNVNGSRIERRSNEKKSMEGDVNEELKKALKGTAGIGA
- the LOC110612717 gene encoding 18.1 kDa class I heat shock protein — protein: MASSLVPSFFGSRRTNVFDPFSLDIWDPFDGFFTSTVANVQSSAKENNSDFSNARIDWKETPEAHIFKADRHSGAKERGGRRRKNDKWHRIERRSSGKFLRRFRLPENAKVDQIKAGMENCD